One genomic segment of Anas platyrhynchos isolate ZD024472 breed Pekin duck chromosome 32, IASCAAS_PekinDuck_T2T, whole genome shotgun sequence includes these proteins:
- the LOC101790701 gene encoding uncharacterized protein isoform X3, whose amino-acid sequence MGQKGLPGGRGARCGAKGALRGEDELTPRAGRPRHGEDELPVPRPHPGLRRPRRKMKIALLSMALLLAMLCLPADALFLKDSEFAASGGFDLELKFLRGKRALQPVPVEVVAAVRKKRLAADLYA is encoded by the exons ATGGGCCAGAAGGGCTTGCCAGGAGGCAGAGGAGCTCGCTGCGGGGCAAAAGGAGCTCTCCGGGGAGAAGACGAGCTCACACCGCGGGCTGGGCGACCTCGCCACGGGGAAGACGAGCTCCCCGTGCCGCGG CCTCATCCGGGACTGCGTAGACCACGGAGGAAGATGAAGATCGCCCTGCTCAGCATGGCCCTGCTCCTCGCCATGCTATGCCTCCCAGCAGATGCTCTG TTCCTGAAAGACTCTGAGTTTGCAGCAAGTGGAGGTTTTGATCTGGAA ctgaagttTCTGCGAGGGAAGAGGGCTCTGCAGCCTGTGCCTGTCGAGGTGGTGGCAGCAGTGCGCAAGAAACGCCTGGCTGCAGATCTCTATGCCTAG
- the LOC101790701 gene encoding uncharacterized protein isoform X1, producing MGQIKGIPTLQTLRGYCFSGYSTSSTDVCGDENLLLPIAESESHQPSALWSALPSAWRPGAHPCSSPPTASPHSCESRCVGEAGGAFAAALVILVSTRHGALSRKSVHTQTDYPLKNAAVQVTGCGEHLSLLLPSAGGRETACVRCEQLDDLVHMVAELKEEVERLRDIRECEREIDWWSNSLQGLKERYRGETPQMGVDPLSCRRRAEGGDLGVEEEWKQVPARHRRRCPPLPAPPSQVPLHNRFEALELDRPVAEEEVGSVPRRMPRARRSTPRLRTASIKKDRRVIVVGDSLLRGTEGPICRPDSTRREVCCLPWTRVRDVARKLPNLVRPSDYYPLLIVQAGSDNIEERSLKAIKRDFRGLGRLVDGAGVQVVFSSIPTVAGRGTERTRKAHLLNTWLQGWCQHRNLGFFDHGALHSAPGLIAADGSLSFRGKRVLGHELAGLIDRALN from the coding sequence ATGGGGCAAATCAAGGGGATTCCCACACTGCAGACGCTGCGAGGGTATTGCTTTTCAGGATACAGTACCTCTAGCACAGACGTTTGTGGTGATGAGAACCTTCTCCTTCCCATCGCGGAATCTGAATCACATCAGCCCTCTGCACTATGGTCAGCTCTGCCGTCAGCATGGCGACCTGGTGCCCATCCTTGCTCATCTCCACCGACAGCCAGTCCACACTCCTGCGAGTCTAGATGCgtgggagaggcaggaggagcttttgcagcagctctggtgatactggtctccaccaggcatggtgcgctctccaggaagtcggtacacacccagaccgactacccgttaaaaaatgcagcagttcaggtcaccggGTGCGGGGAGCatctgagcctgttgctgccatcggcgggaggcagagaaactgcgtgcgtgaggtgcgagcagctggatgacctggtccacatggtggcggagctcaaggaggaggtggagaggttgagggatatcagggagtgtgagcgggagatagactggtggagtaactccctgcagggcctcaaggagaggtaccgaggtgagacaccccaaatgggggtggaccccctgtcctgtcgccgtcgggcagagggaggggatctgggagttgaggaggaatggaaacaggtccctgctcgacatcgcaggcgatgccctccccttccggccccaccttcccaggtgcccttacacaacaggtttgaggccctggagctcgacagaccggtagctgaggaagaggtaggaagtgttcccaggaggatgcctagggcgaggaggtcgactccacgcctcaggactgcctccatcaagaaagacaggagggttaTTGTTGTTGGAGACTCTcttcttaggggaacagagggccctatttgtcggcctgactctacccgtagggaagtctgctgcctcccttggaccagggtcagggatgttgccaggaagcttcccaacctggtacgcccctctgattattatcctcttttgatagtccaggcgggcagtgacaacattgaagagagaagcctgaaggctatcaaaagagactttagggggctgggacggttagtggatggagcgggagtgcaggtggtgttttcatccatccctacggtggcagggaggggtacagagaggacacggaaagcccacctgttaaacacgtggctccagggctggtgccaacacagaaatcttgggtttttcgaccatggggcacttcactcagcacccggcctgattgccgcagacgggtccctatcttttaggggaaaaagggtCCTGGGCCacgagctggcagggctcattgatagggctttaaactag
- the LOC101790701 gene encoding uncharacterized protein isoform X2, translated as MARPEDRAMAQLKCIYTNARSMGNKQEELEAIVLQAGYDLVAIMETWWDQSHDWSAAMPGYKLFRRDRQHRRGGGVALYIRESFDVVELEAGNDKVESLWVRIGRDNKASVLVGVCYRLPNQDEETDEEFYRQLTEVAKSSALVLVGNFNFPDISWKHNTAQRKQSRRFLESVEDSFLTQLVSEPTRGGALLDLLFTNREGLVEDVIVGSCLGQSDHEMVEFTILGETRKGTSKTTVLDFRRADFELLRTLVGGVPWEAVLKGRGVQEGWALFKREILMA; from the coding sequence atggcaaggccggaggatagggcaatggcccagctgaagtgcatctacaccaatgcacgcagcatgggcaacaaacaggaggagctggaagccatcgtgctgcaggcaggctacgacttggttgccatcatggagacgtggtgggaccagtctcatgactggagtgctgctatgcctggctataagctcttcagaagggacaggcagcacagaaggggtggcggtgtagctctctatattagagagtcttttgatgttgtagaactcgaggctgggaacgacaaggtcgagtccctttgggttaggatcggcagggacaacaaggctagtgtcctggtcggggtctgctatagactgccgaaccaggatgaggagacggatgaggagttctacaggcagctgacagaagttgcaaaatcttcagcacttgttctcgtggggaacttcaacttccctgacatatcctggaagcacaacacagcccagagaaagcagtctaggaggtttctggagagcgtggaagatagcttcctgacgcagctggttagtgaacctaccaggggtggtgccctgctagaccttctcttcacaaacagagaaggactggtggaggatgtgattgttgggagctgtcttgggcagagtgaccatgaaatggtggagttcactattcttggcgagaccaggaaggggaccagtaaaaccactgtattggactttcggagggctgactttgagctgctcaggacattAGTTGGTGGAGttccttgggaggcggttctgaagggcagaggggtccaggaaggctgggcgctctttaagagggaaatcttaatggcgtag